A single window of Colletotrichum destructivum chromosome 9, complete sequence DNA harbors:
- a CDS encoding uncharacterized protein (Putative zn(2)Cys(6) fungal-type DNA-binding domain, transcription factor domain, fungi) — translation MSASVYESMNGISPPGVHPVAMSRPQVGIERLPTRRLSNEPRESMNCKSCRKRKIKCNRLRPSCEACQVFQCPCVYDAVPKKRGPKTDVLEALLKRVDGLEAKLKEKNAGDKTPTTPTTAGVKDEDASRSDDAQEDDQNPNPKRLALDTKVDADESAVYSPAPASEPSPPSVQPDALLDTYFTRFHSKPYHILDESSVRQRLQLNQLPNYLVHGIYAVAARYTPHPSGYQSAVQLSEEYASRARAEIDTDEPSVDALQALLLLVIAFTAAGKGKKAYMLMTNAVGMAMALETHREMDNNARVTPIEREMRRRLFWTCYLLDRFLACGSKRPSLVGDKTILLRLPCWSPNPSVPPVDGEFFQSGSNLQFLQGSGKKSQGSTGMLIDISRILGITNRYLAAGGVKGDSHFPWHSLSNLSKIRQDLDIWASGTEDVFSSLDTLFGQPDSTILVLSKLIYHLIHCLIYRPFLPIDLAELAGTGQHQSWQIEATNMCFLHANAISELVELGKQTGTIEWPAFVGYCICTAGTVHIHGAHYNKHGSGDSTVFSMSADFLSREMQQLSELRYAWASVQHQRETLQGIYNAHSELVKSLANNPMRYSPAFHLEDFFDRYSNIGGPGGQTFNFDAANLSLSDVVVDFTTDTYTGHDLYAPRANSMHEAERPNLKRKNTAPSGRKRPDAKVLSPLSTTSMAPPNGLPTPSHTRHSFSHPTPTMAAHPSPGLLGTPTSLPPHPEVMEHPSMAVSHGHYDETAANNAAVAAAAAAGFSLGHQPHHQGNMSALPTAPFSPQFSFATPGPSGNNEGGGSYDPMFGGLPTNAFGSPAAWHGDEGGNKIAGVAAPSPGNRSNNGSTGTGPGEEKDPFLSLLEQLAENEHHFARGPGSELDFFFGGTGATQ, via the exons ATGTCGGCGTCAGTCTACGAATCAATGAACGGGATATCCCCTCCAGGAGTTCACCCTGTGGCCATGTCCCGTCCACAGGTCGGTATCGAGCGCCTACCGACACGCCGGCTAAGCAATGAGCCCCGGGAATCCATGAACTGCAAGTCATGCCGCAAGCGCAAG ATTAAATGTAACCGTCTTCGCCCGTCTTGTGAGGCTTGTCAGGTTTTTCAATGCCCTTGCGTATATG ATGCCGTTCCAAAGAAGCGTGGACCGAAGACGGATGTCCTGGAGGCACTCTTAAAGAGAGTAGATGGTCTGGAAGCAAAAttgaaggagaagaatgCAGGGGACAAGACCCCGACCACGCCAACCACGGCCGGTgtgaaggacgaggacgcctCGCGATCAGACGACGCCCAAGAAGACGACCAGAACCCCAACCCCAAACGCCTGGCGCTGGACACAAAAGTAGACGCCGATGAATCGGCTGTCTATTCGCCTGCCCCAGCGAG TGAACCCTCGCCACCCAGCGTTCAGCCCGACGCACTGCTAGACACTTATTTCACACGATTTCACTCTAAGCCATACCACATCTTGGACGAGTCTTCCGTTCGGCAACGGCTTCAGCTAAACCAACTTCCAAACTACTTGGTCCACGGCATATACGCTGTTGCAGCGAG ATACACACCCCATCCCAGCGGATACCAATCAGCCGTTCAACTGAGCGAAGAATATGCTTCTCGAGCCAGAGCCGAGATCGACACAGATGAGCCTTCGGTCGATGCCCTGCAAGccctgcttctcctcgtcatTGCCTTCACTGCAGCAGGCAAAGGCAAGAAGGCGTACATGCTGATGA CAAATGCAGTAGGCATGGCAATGGCTCTCGAGACTCACCGCGAGATGGATAACAACGCCCGCGTCACACCCATCGAGCGGGAGATGAGGCGGAGACTGTTCTGGACGTGCTATTTGCTAGACCGATTTCTCGCATGTGGTTCCAAACGGCCCTCACTCGTTGGCGACAAAACTATCCTCCTCCGGTTGCCGTGCTGGTCGCCAAATCCTTCCGTGCCCCCGGTTGACGGAGAATTCTTTCAGTCCGGTTCCAACCTGCAGTTTCTCCAGGGCAGCGGCAAGAAGTCTCAAGGGAGCACGGGAATGCTCATCGACATTAGCCGCATCCTAGGCATCACGAACCGTTACCTGGCAGCGGGCGGTGTGAAGGGCGACTCTCACTTCCCGTGGCACTCACTCTCGAATTTGTCCAAAATTCGCCAAGACCTGGACATCTGGGCTTCCGGTACCGAGGACGTCTTTTCAAGTCTGGACACGCTGTTCGGTCAACCTGACTCGACCATTCTGGTGCTGAGCAAGCTCATCTACCACCTCATCCATTGCCTCATCTACCGACCCTTTCTCCCGATCGATCTTGCCGAGCTTGCAGGCACCGGGCAGCACCAGTCTTGGCAAATCGAGGCAACCAACATGTGCTTCCTGCACGCGAACGCGATCTCGGAACTGGTGGAACTGGGGAAGCAGACCGGCACCATCGAATGGCCTGCCTTTGTGGGGTATTGCATATGCACGGCCGGCACGGTTCATATTCACGGCGCCCATTACAACAAGCATGGCAGCGGCGATTCGACCGTGTTCAGCATGTCAGCAGACTTCCTATCCAGGGAGATGCAACAACTAAGCGAGCTACGATATGCCTGGGCCAGCGTCCAGCACCAGAGAGAAACGCTCCAGGGCATCTACAACGCGCATTCAGAGCTAGTCAAGAGCCTTGCAAACAACCCTATGCGCTATTCTCCGGCGTTCCATCTCGAGGATTTCTTTGACCGGTACTCCAACATTGGCGGACCTGGCGGGCAGACATTCAACTTTGACGCAGCGAACCTGAGCCTTTCCGATGTGGTTGTCGACTTCACTACGGATACGTACACGGGCCACGATCTCTACGCCCCTCGTGCAAACAGTATGCATGAAGCAGAGCGACCCAACCTGAAGCGCAAGAACACGGCTCCGTCCGGCCGGAAACGTCCTGACGCCAAAGTTCTCTCGCCTCTCAGTACCACTAGCATGGCGCCTCCCAATGGCTTACCGACGCCGTCTCATACTCGCCATTCATTTTCTCATCCGACCCCTACAATGGctgcccatccatccccagGACTGCTTGGAACGCCCACCTCCTTACCTCCACATCCCGAGGTGATGGAGCACCCCTCAATGGCTGTATCCCACGGCCATTACGACGAGACAGCAGCCAACAACGCGGCtgttgcggcggcggcggcggccggcttCTCACTCGGACATCAACCCCACCATCAAGGCAACATGTCGGCGCTTCCTACAGCCCCCTTTTCGCCGCAATTCAGTTTCGCTACGCCTGGCCCGAGCGGGAACAACGAGGGAGGTGGCAGCTACGATCCCATGTTTGGCGGCCTGCCCACGAACGCCTTCGGCAGCCCGGCGGCCTGGCATGGCGACGAAGGAGGTAATAAGATTGCGGGGGTTGCCGCGCCCAGCCCTGGGAACAGGAGCAACAATGGCAGTACGGGTACTGGtccgggcgaggagaaggatcCCTTCCTCAGTCTGCTGGAACAGCTTGCGGAAAACGAGCATCACTTTGCACGAGGCCCTGGCAGCGAGCTCGACTTCTTTTTCGGAGGCACCGGAGCGACACAGTAG